A genomic window from Sulfurimonas paralvinellae includes:
- a CDS encoding MutS-related protein, with product MRSSEVEKLLNNKDKLLTQIYFDLQEYFESKYGKDTVVFMEIGTFFEVYEVNNDEAQIGKAKEIAELLNIQLTKKNKNIIENSDKNPLLAGVPAVSFERYLSRLISEQKYTVIVVKQKGNPPKISRYISQIVSPGTNFDHIVDNDDNYIVSILVDKYRDIYSVGYSAIDVTTGKTWLYETHGTSEDPSYALDEVFNLLNVYRTSEVVMTFLDGIENQKHVMQYLEIPEHYHYSVNNARPKIEFQNELFKEVYQIQSLLSPIEHLDLERNPMITESLAILINFVIEHDYHIVQKMSLPRIIDNRRFMYLGNNALEQMGIISKDRREFTLLKMLDKSSTAIGRRLLKERLLNPIMEREELERRYNLIEKVSSHVRYLDEMMRGIYDLERLSRRLSLARLHPFEMNHLYDSMQSVKELMRYVKKHKIQKTPFHESEVDEFLREIQKSIDLDVSRRFTNNTVDENFLMSGVDESIDTLVKENAVMLIAFEDIMKKIETLLENAGANSAAKVVSLGLLEKEGYYISLSKNRYALIENTFKKDEEFSKFTVKKLTNSVKITSAFTDDLSDRIMKNRRKIVTLVKERYIQLQNLFERRYSLLFSRVIAYVADLDVGVSSSKIAQEYKHSRPMIVEAKGDENFMQIMQLRHPLIEVQERGGIYVPNDIVMGNRDYLDLPHPTTVMLDVSVHDGHDINGVLLYGINSSGKSSLMKSIGIAVLMAQSGFFVSAAVMKFSIFDSLFTRIVSKDNLAKGLSTFAVEMLELKNIFNRSTVRSLVLGDEISHGTETLSGVAIVASAIKKLSDVRCLFLFATHLHQLSTMPEITQLNNVVDLHLSVEYDEESDKLVFNRVLQAGSGSSIYGLEFAKSLHMDSEFLEIANTIRKRLANDFDELELLVKKKKSKYNKELYLTKCVICGAVAEDVHHISHQSLADKAGFIGHFHKDNKHNLVPLCKEHHKEIHDGKLHVNGFIMTSKGLELQFEEQMSKPEVKKIQEPEINENVEVKKQEDDEPKGFVLDDW from the coding sequence ATGCGTTCATCTGAAGTAGAAAAATTATTAAATAATAAAGACAAGTTATTGACACAGATTTACTTTGATTTGCAGGAGTATTTTGAGTCTAAATATGGCAAAGATACGGTTGTCTTTATGGAAATTGGCACTTTTTTTGAGGTCTATGAAGTAAACAATGATGAAGCCCAGATTGGTAAGGCAAAAGAGATTGCCGAACTTTTAAATATTCAGCTGACAAAGAAAAACAAGAACATCATTGAAAATTCCGATAAAAACCCTCTTTTAGCCGGTGTACCCGCTGTCAGTTTTGAACGCTATCTCAGCCGTTTGATATCTGAACAAAAATATACGGTCATTGTCGTGAAACAAAAGGGCAATCCTCCCAAAATCAGCCGCTATATCTCTCAAATAGTCTCTCCTGGAACAAATTTTGACCACATCGTCGATAATGATGACAACTACATCGTCTCGATTTTAGTGGATAAATACAGAGATATCTACAGTGTCGGTTACTCCGCCATCGATGTCACAACAGGAAAGACATGGCTCTATGAAACACATGGAACGAGTGAAGACCCTTCATATGCTTTGGATGAAGTGTTCAATCTCTTGAATGTTTATAGAACGAGTGAAGTTGTGATGACCTTTTTAGACGGCATTGAAAACCAAAAACATGTGATGCAGTATCTTGAGATACCAGAACACTATCACTACTCTGTCAACAACGCTCGTCCAAAGATAGAGTTTCAAAATGAGCTCTTTAAAGAGGTCTATCAGATACAGTCACTTCTTTCACCCATAGAACATCTCGATCTTGAACGCAATCCTATGATAACGGAATCTTTGGCGATTCTTATCAATTTTGTCATAGAACATGATTATCATATTGTCCAAAAGATGTCACTGCCACGTATCATAGATAACCGTCGTTTTATGTACCTTGGCAATAATGCATTAGAGCAGATGGGAATTATTTCAAAAGACAGACGTGAATTTACACTGCTGAAGATGCTGGACAAAAGCTCCACAGCGATCGGACGCCGCCTTTTAAAAGAGCGCCTGCTTAATCCTATTATGGAGCGTGAGGAGCTTGAACGCCGTTACAACTTAATAGAAAAAGTATCTTCTCACGTGAGATATCTTGATGAGATGATGCGCGGAATTTATGACTTGGAACGTCTCTCACGCAGACTAAGCCTTGCCCGCCTGCATCCTTTTGAGATGAATCATCTTTATGATTCGATGCAGAGTGTTAAAGAGTTGATGCGCTACGTTAAAAAACACAAGATCCAAAAGACACCTTTTCATGAGAGTGAGGTCGATGAGTTTCTGCGTGAGATTCAAAAGAGCATCGATCTTGATGTCTCACGCAGATTTACAAACAACACGGTCGATGAGAACTTTTTGATGAGCGGTGTGGATGAGTCCATCGATACCCTTGTCAAAGAGAATGCCGTGATGCTCATAGCCTTTGAAGATATTATGAAAAAGATAGAAACGCTGCTTGAAAATGCCGGAGCCAACAGTGCGGCTAAAGTCGTCTCTTTGGGACTTTTGGAAAAAGAGGGATATTATATCTCTTTGAGTAAGAATCGCTACGCTCTCATTGAAAATACTTTTAAAAAAGATGAGGAGTTCAGCAAGTTTACAGTGAAAAAATTGACGAATTCCGTGAAAATCACCTCTGCATTTACCGATGATCTCTCAGATAGGATTATGAAAAACCGCCGTAAGATCGTTACTCTTGTCAAAGAGCGTTATATTCAGCTGCAAAATCTTTTTGAACGCCGTTATTCTTTGCTCTTTAGCAGAGTCATTGCCTATGTTGCCGATTTGGATGTCGGCGTGAGTTCATCGAAGATCGCACAGGAGTACAAACACTCCCGCCCTATGATCGTAGAAGCTAAAGGGGATGAGAACTTTATGCAGATCATGCAGCTGCGCCATCCGCTCATTGAGGTGCAGGAGCGCGGCGGCATCTATGTGCCAAATGACATTGTGATGGGAAATCGCGACTATCTCGATTTGCCGCATCCGACAACTGTAATGCTCGATGTAAGTGTGCATGATGGACATGACATTAACGGTGTGCTGCTTTACGGCATCAACTCAAGTGGAAAATCTTCACTGATGAAAAGTATCGGCATCGCTGTTTTAATGGCTCAGTCAGGTTTCTTTGTCAGTGCCGCTGTTATGAAGTTCAGCATCTTTGATTCGCTCTTTACGCGAATCGTCTCCAAAGACAATCTTGCCAAGGGGCTCTCAACTTTTGCCGTTGAGATGCTTGAACTCAAAAACATCTTTAATCGTTCCACTGTACGCTCTTTGGTTCTGGGTGATGAGATAAGCCACGGAACGGAGACACTCTCAGGTGTAGCAATCGTGGCAAGTGCCATTAAAAAGCTCTCAGATGTCCGCTGTCTTTTTCTTTTTGCAACACACCTGCATCAGCTCTCGACCATGCCGGAGATCACGCAGCTTAATAATGTTGTCGATTTGCATCTCAGTGTCGAGTATGACGAAGAGTCGGACAAACTGGTCTTCAATCGTGTGCTGCAGGCTGGAAGCGGTAGCAGTATTTATGGGCTTGAATTTGCAAAATCACTCCATATGGACAGTGAGTTCTTGGAAATAGCCAATACGATTAGAAAAAGACTTGCCAACGATTTTGATGAGCTTGAACTGCTCGTGAAAAAGAAAAAATCGAAGTATAACAAGGAATTGTATTTGACGAAGTGTGTCATTTGCGGTGCTGTAGCTGAAGATGTGCATCATATCTCTCATCAATCACTTGCGGATAAGGCCGGTTTTATCGGGCATTTTCACAAAGACAATAAACACAATCTTGTACCGCTTTGTAAAGAGCACCATAAAGAGATACATGACGGTAAACTGCATGTAAACGGTTTTATCATGACAAGTAAAGGTTTGGAGCTGCAGTTTGAAGAGCAGATGAGTAAACCTGAAGTTAAAAAGATACAAGAGCCGGAGATAAATGAAAATGTAGAAGTGAAAAAGCAAGAAGATGACGAGCCAAAAGGCTTCGTCTTGGATGATTGGTAG